The DNA window TTGTGCCTGATAAACCCTGGAATGGAAGTTTTACTGAAAGAACAGACCGCAGTGTAGAGGCTTTCACTTCTTCCATTGCTTTTGACAGGCGCCTCTACGCCTACGACATAAAGGGCAGTATTGCCCACTGCAGAATGCTTGCCAAGCAGTCAATTATCTCCGAGAATGAGGCTTCAGAAATTGTTGAAGGCCTTGGCAGGATAGCTCGCGACTTGGAACGCGGCAACTTTGAGTTCGATGACGCCCTGGAAGATATTCATATGAATATTGAGGCCCGTCTGACCGCTGAAGTCGGCAAGACGGCGCAAAAGCTCCATACGGCAAGGAGCCGAAACGATCAGGTTGTTTTGGACCTTCGGATGTACCTGCGGGACGAGGTGAACAACATACTCGAAAGACTGACCGCCTTCAGGAGCAGTCTGGTAAAATTGGCTGATGAGCACATTGGTGTCATCATGCCCGGATATACCCACCTCCGGCGTGCCCAACCGGTGCTCTTTTCCCATTACCTGATGGCTTACTACGAGATGTTTTCAAGGGATAGGGCCAGATTCAAGGGGGTGCTTGAGCGGATCAACGTAATGCCATTGGGCAGTGCGGCGCTTGCCGGCACGACGTATCCCATCGACATGGCGTACACTGCCAAGCTGCTTGATTTCCCGGAGATTTCGGCCAACAGCCTTGACGCCGTCAGCAGCCGGGATTTTGTTGTTGAGTTCCTCGCTGCAGCCAGCATCTGCATGGTTCATTTGAGCCGTCTTTCGGAAGAATTGATTCTATGGGCCTCAAGCGAGTTTGGCTTTGTGGAAATACCCGATTCCTTTGCCACGGGAAGCAGCATCATGCCCCAGAAGAAAAACCCGGATGTGCCGGAATTGGTCAGGGGCAAGACAGGACGTGTATTTGGGGACTTGATGGCCTTGCTCACCGTAATGAAGGGGCTCCCCCTGACCTACAATCGCGACATGCAAGAAGACAAGGAACCCCTCTTTGATGCAGTCGATGCCGTAAAAGCGTGTCTTGAGGTATACGAAAAGCTCATCCCAAGGTTGAAAGTGCACCGGACGGCCATGGAAAAGGCGGTTTTAAAGGGCTTCCTAAATGCCACGGACATGGCCGACTACCTGGTGACCAAGGGCATGGCATTCCGAGAGGCTCACCGTTGCACCGGAGAGGTTGTCCGATATGCTACTGGGCAAACCAAAGAGCTCCACGAACTTTCGTTGAATGAGCTTGAGAAGTTCTCCAAACTCTTTTCAGAAGATATTTTTGAGCTTCTGACACCACAGCAGATGGTAAACAGGCGGCTTTCTGCAGGCGGTACAGCCACAGAGAACGTGGTTCGAGCCATCCAGAAGGCAAAGGAAGTAACGGCCCGCGAAGCAGACAAGGGGCAATAACATGGGAAGAGTGAAAGGCCGTCAAGACAGACTCCTTCTGCTCGTAGCCCTGGGATCTTTGCTTCTTCATCCGGGGTGCGGAAGGAAAGGGCCGCCTCTTGCCCCACAGGCTGTCGTGCCCCCGGCAGTCAAGGACTTGAAGGCTGAGCTTGTCGGAGATGAGGTGCTGCTGTCATGGTCCATACCGGCAAAGGGCGACACCATTGTTAAAGGCATTGATGGTTTCAGGGTCTTCAGGCATAA is part of the Deltaproteobacteria bacterium genome and encodes:
- the argH gene encoding argininosuccinate lyase, yielding MVPDKPWNGSFTERTDRSVEAFTSSIAFDRRLYAYDIKGSIAHCRMLAKQSIISENEASEIVEGLGRIARDLERGNFEFDDALEDIHMNIEARLTAEVGKTAQKLHTARSRNDQVVLDLRMYLRDEVNNILERLTAFRSSLVKLADEHIGVIMPGYTHLRRAQPVLFSHYLMAYYEMFSRDRARFKGVLERINVMPLGSAALAGTTYPIDMAYTAKLLDFPEISANSLDAVSSRDFVVEFLAAASICMVHLSRLSEELILWASSEFGFVEIPDSFATGSSIMPQKKNPDVPELVRGKTGRVFGDLMALLTVMKGLPLTYNRDMQEDKEPLFDAVDAVKACLEVYEKLIPRLKVHRTAMEKAVLKGFLNATDMADYLVTKGMAFREAHRCTGEVVRYATGQTKELHELSLNELEKFSKLFSEDIFELLTPQQMVNRRLSAGGTATENVVRAIQKAKEVTAREADKGQ